The Streptomyces sp. NBC_00435 nucleotide sequence GGCGACTGCGCGGCCGGATACCGGCGGGCTTTACGGGAGGGGGGATTACCGGGGCCCGTTCCGGACTGTCTGGTCTCCTTCGGGCTGCTGCGGAGGCTGGAGGGCACCGGCGACCACCTCCCCGTGCCGCCCTCGGTCGCCGCGGTCATCCTCGCGAAGCCGATCGAGCGGGCCATCGCGGACCAGCGGGCGGAGCTCGACACCCTGATCGCCGCCCTCTCCCCGATGGAGGCCGTCTACCGGCACGAGCACCAGCGGCACGAGGCCCTCCTGCGTCCCCTGGTCGGCCGCGAGGTGATAGACGCCGCCGTCCAGGCGGCGCTCTCGACGTGCACCGGGGAACTGCTCACCACCCATCCCGAGGGCCGCTGCCTCACCGGGGTCCGGGCCGACGTACTCCCCCGCGATCCCGCCCCGGCCGGACGGGACGTGCGCCGGCGCACGGTCTACAGCCACACGGTCCGCTCGCACGGTCCGACGCTCGCCCGCATGGAACGGGCCACCCGGGCCGGCGCCGAGGTCCGCACGGCCGGAGAGCGGTTCGAGCGGCTCATCGTGGTCGACCGGTCCGCCGCGTTCGTCCCGGCGGTCGCCGGGAGCGGAAATCAGCCGTACGCCCTGGAAATTCGCGAACCCGGTTTGATCCACTACCTCACGAAGACGTTCGAGGCCGTGTGGGAACGGGCGACCCCCGTCGAGTTCGACGCGACCGGGCAACGCCCGCCACAACTCACCGACGAAATCCAGAAGACGATTCTCGAACTCATGGTGAGGGGGCATACGGACGACGCGATTTCCAAGCGGCTCGGCCTGAGCACCCGCAGTATCGGCGCGCACATCAAACGCGCCTCGATTCGCTTCGGGAGCCGCAGCAGAGCCGAACTCGGCTTCGTCCTCGCGAAGTCCGGCGTCTTCGACACCGGCCGGGCCTGAACGTTCTAGGCCCCCACCAGCGGGGAGCGCGAGCCGCGGCGCAGGGGTCCGTCGAGCTGGCCGAGGAGCCGCTCCAGA carries:
- a CDS encoding LuxR C-terminal-related transcriptional regulator, which codes for MNTNTTHSDIDDCTSICGDCAAGYRRALREGGLPGPVPDCLVSFGLLRRLEGTGDHLPVPPSVAAVILAKPIERAIADQRAELDTLIAALSPMEAVYRHEHQRHEALLRPLVGREVIDAAVQAALSTCTGELLTTHPEGRCLTGVRADVLPRDPAPAGRDVRRRTVYSHTVRSHGPTLARMERATRAGAEVRTAGERFERLIVVDRSAAFVPAVAGSGNQPYALEIREPGLIHYLTKTFEAVWERATPVEFDATGQRPPQLTDEIQKTILELMVRGHTDDAISKRLGLSTRSIGAHIKRASIRFGSRSRAELGFVLAKSGVFDTGRA